From Heterodontus francisci isolate sHetFra1 unplaced genomic scaffold, sHetFra1.hap1 HAP1_SCAFFOLD_53, whole genome shotgun sequence, the proteins below share one genomic window:
- the LOC137364939 gene encoding scavenger receptor cysteine-rich type 1 protein M130-like yields the protein MDVGVLCSDHVQLRLSDGGSPCTGRVEIYYNGTWGSVCDDSWDLADADVVCKQLGCGKALDLALPASCGPGSGPVWLDELTCSGNESFLWECPSTSWGNHDCSHKEDVRIMCSEHKELRMVNGKHRCEGRVEVFYNGTWGTVCSDTLVERVAEVICKQLQCGPHSYIDYYAQSFGEGSGPIWLDGMECISHESFLWQCQTEPWGKHNCEHREDAGVVCSEAKVTEEQPHRSKDCIREYDLLKSS from the exons atggatgtaggggtcctgtgttcag accacgtgcagttaaggctgtctgacggtggaagcccatgtactggccgagtggagatttattacaatgggacttggggctcagtttgtgatgattcctgggatctggcggacgctgacgtggtttgcaaacagctgggttgtggaaaggcattggacctggcacttcctgcatcttgtggaccaggctcagggccagtttggttggatgaactgacgtgttccggtaacgaatcatttctctgggaatgtccctcaacatcgtggggtaaccacgactgttctcataaagaagatgtgaggatcatgtgttcag agcacaaagagctgcggatgGTGaacgggaagcatcgctgtgaggggagagtggaagtgttctacaatggcacctggggaacagtgtgctcggatacacttgttGAACGTgttgcagaagtgatctgtaaacaattACAGTGTGGTCCCCACAGTTatatcgattattatgctcagtcattcggagaaggatccggacccatttggctcgatgggatggaatgtatttcacacgaatcgttcctttggcaatgtcaaacagaaccgtggggtaaacacaactgtgaacacagggaggatgctggtgttgtttgttcag aagcaaaagtaactgaggagcagccccacagatcaaaggactgcattcgagaatatgatt tgctgaaatcctcctga